One part of the Spirochaeta lutea genome encodes these proteins:
- the aroA gene encoding 3-phosphoshikimate 1-carboxyvinyltransferase, whose protein sequence is MIAEIRPSGLAGDILIPASKSHTIRALLIASLAPGESVVANPLDSKDARSCIQACRTLGAEISEISGGWGGYERALQVKGIGTPQAPASDIIDVGNSGTTEYLLAGIAALAPGYTVFTGDHQIRNRPVENLLAALRDLGATAFTTRGNGAAPFVVGGPITGGKTSIECPTSQFLSSLLLALPLAQGYSVVDVPLLHEQPYAEMTLRWLEEQGIRVQNDDWKRFTISGGQSYRSFEKAVPGDFSSATFFAVAAAITGSSLVLHGLDMSDSQGDKAVFLILSQMGCRVDYLQGNALVAQTGGASGQDDAETAYAHAVQHGTDAIRIAGPSRMGRPLRGGRFDLNAIPDALPALSAAACFSVGQVELVNVPQARLKETDRIAVMTRELSKMGASITELEDGMIIRPPEAAGSAPGTPGLSGAEVQGHDDHRVVMSLAVAGLVARGTTRIHGAEAASVTYPEFFQTLDRVAGNPGTLTLL, encoded by the coding sequence ATGATTGCAGAAATCCGTCCCTCGGGTCTGGCCGGGGATATCCTGATTCCCGCATCCAAAAGTCATACAATCCGCGCCCTGCTTATTGCCAGCCTGGCACCCGGTGAATCCGTGGTGGCGAATCCCCTGGACAGCAAGGACGCCCGGTCCTGTATTCAGGCCTGCCGCACCCTGGGAGCCGAGATTTCGGAGATTTCCGGGGGCTGGGGGGGATATGAGCGGGCCCTTCAGGTCAAGGGGATTGGAACGCCCCAGGCTCCGGCCTCGGACATTATCGACGTGGGCAATTCCGGGACTACCGAGTACCTCCTCGCGGGAATTGCCGCCCTGGCTCCGGGGTACACGGTCTTTACCGGGGACCACCAGATCCGCAACCGTCCCGTGGAGAATCTGCTGGCAGCCCTGCGCGATCTGGGTGCCACTGCATTTACGACCCGGGGCAACGGCGCTGCACCCTTTGTAGTGGGCGGACCGATTACCGGAGGGAAAACCTCCATTGAGTGCCCCACCAGCCAGTTCCTCTCCAGCCTTCTCTTAGCCCTTCCCCTGGCCCAGGGTTACAGCGTCGTCGATGTACCCCTTCTCCACGAGCAGCCATACGCGGAAATGACCCTGCGTTGGCTGGAAGAACAGGGCATCCGGGTGCAGAATGACGATTGGAAACGCTTTACCATCTCCGGAGGCCAGTCCTACCGTTCCTTCGAAAAGGCGGTGCCGGGGGATTTTTCCAGCGCTACCTTCTTCGCCGTTGCCGCAGCCATCACCGGCTCGTCTCTGGTTCTCCACGGGCTGGATATGTCGGACAGCCAGGGAGACAAGGCTGTCTTCCTCATCCTCAGCCAGATGGGGTGCCGGGTGGATTACCTCCAGGGGAATGCCCTGGTGGCTCAGACCGGGGGCGCTAGCGGCCAGGACGATGCCGAGACGGCCTATGCCCATGCGGTTCAGCACGGCACCGACGCCATCCGCATAGCCGGGCCGTCCCGGATGGGTCGTCCCCTGCGGGGCGGACGCTTCGATTTGAATGCCATCCCCGACGCCCTACCGGCCCTTTCGGCTGCGGCATGTTTTTCCGTTGGACAGGTGGAACTGGTGAACGTCCCCCAGGCTCGCCTCAAGGAAACGGATCGCATCGCCGTAATGACCCGGGAGTTGTCGAAGATGGGCGCTTCTATCACCGAGCTTGAGGACGGCATGATCATCCGTCCCCCCGAGGCCGCAGGTTCCGCGCCAGGGACCCCAGGGCTTTCCGGCGCCGAGGTTCAGGGGCATGACGATCATCGGGTGGTTATGAGCCTGGCTGTGGCGGGGCTGGTCGCCCGGGGTACAACCCGGATTCACGGCGCTGAGGCTGCCTCGGTTACCTATCCCGAGTTTTTTCAAACCCTGGACCGGGTGGCAGGCAATCCGGGCACCCTGACACTTCTCTGA
- a CDS encoding beta strand repeat-containing protein: MVVKTSPPFMRMLLIIAAGLILHAGFGWGQSRMPENPDAFLFSAYRGADDWYGDYDKVTVLFFEVDSTVSGPLYFGVYDPGMDGDDNPLIGAPNYGDMWYRVYGGAGAYTDATSRQLTYADVRDAFAGNLLHELEILSANTAAYNDGWFYSPAIDPAQGEQVGNKRIFKYVVVGAKNPADNTFTDNTDDFYNRYQVALSTSNIGEPGTVSGVRVFAYSLAVSLEGTVSTGVDWNLYPFVPSEALTTDYIRPHSFDADYRNQANATPSGFLWTLRRWDGGTYTDAGYINISGDGVNTPGAGSAGGGQVAGASNGYDVNAIGYTGRTWQWELLGGGESGATEPNGTDVWAAIDTGIADLATVDTINVGGGQALRIYASAYEAPAADHAEVFPASDSVLTGGTLNLSLQILDALGNAVPEVQNIRVVASGGTAPLINGSSADEVVITSSDGIGNFTLTDSAAGSVTLTVYTDGSGGSNDFGSGADIGGTYTFDSNPPPTLSSFGNVTAPAGSTAALPTITVRANGGTNITQGNDIRIHIPAGLTADFDTSITTPTLNVTGTAGDVDTLVSYPDADTLRIDVITADFSGDAELTISGLELINTAISSGSLELAYDGASPTYNVFDDKLITIEPAVYVWDGSTDTVWTEDTNWQGGTAPALGAGANIRIPGGLGNYPVVTAGSLVVGDLDIQNGASLRLNGASDLTVGGTFSNSGTLILVGNETLSLTLPLGSGTVEFSGGVGPYSSWAGLTEFNNLRVSAGTYQPGDDITVHGSVTLAGGTVEAGTTTWDVKRNWNRTGGTFTAGTSTINFSGTPATTISGSTTFGTFSSTTPGKLLTITGGTTQTMANLVITGAAGSLIRLRSTDGTAYTLTPTAHTVEYADIAWSTVTGGATANYSTDSLNNTNWTFANTVFLWTGGSSTAWGDPLNWDIGDGTPGDDGTPGIGDAVVIRNRANDPVLAADTANLADVTIETGAVLNLSGFNIVFSGDLINSGSIIGADSWTSPSIGGSVDTGGATITFSSALTLSADTVINSGAGNVVFNAAATVDGSYGLTVTSTGTKTFGSVIGGGVDKPTSFTVSGAGTATFSAASYSFSGNTTVISSPAVYTADTVISDPDSITFQSTVSIDTGVTLTLESPQEEFQNAVSGLGSLELKPYTAGSSVTVIGSSNFGQTGGLILGGDSTDTVALTGGINYTAAATTLLGTITSGTSAITLGDVTLGSAATLDTQATDGTGDLSVGAVTGATFDLTLDTGHFAGADISGTSVAGVGTLTLRDAGTVTFTGTVGAGTVAVTDAVTLVDFQDAVTATTLTVPGTATAYDVQMTGASGTITDPVTFANTGDLTLGQAGGTLSFTGGLTATANATRTLNGSIVSSNGPMSFGDVTLGSAVTLDTQATDGTGDLSVGAVTGATFDLTLDTGHFAGADISGTSVAGVGTLTLRDAGTVTFTGTVGVGTVAVTDAVTLVDFQDAVTATTLTIPGTGT, from the coding sequence ATGGTTGTAAAAACATCACCTCCTTTCATGCGGATGCTACTCATCATCGCGGCAGGATTGATTCTTCATGCTGGTTTCGGCTGGGGACAAAGCCGAATGCCAGAAAACCCCGATGCCTTTTTATTCAGTGCATATCGGGGAGCCGACGATTGGTACGGAGATTATGACAAGGTCACGGTGCTGTTTTTCGAGGTTGATTCTACCGTATCAGGACCCTTATATTTCGGCGTTTATGATCCGGGCATGGACGGGGATGACAATCCCCTTATCGGCGCCCCGAACTACGGGGATATGTGGTATCGGGTGTACGGCGGCGCCGGGGCCTATACAGATGCAACCAGCCGTCAACTAACCTATGCGGATGTTCGGGATGCCTTCGCCGGAAATCTGCTGCATGAATTAGAAATTTTATCCGCGAATACCGCTGCCTACAATGACGGCTGGTTTTATTCCCCCGCCATTGATCCCGCTCAGGGGGAACAGGTTGGAAACAAACGCATCTTCAAGTATGTGGTTGTGGGTGCTAAAAATCCTGCTGACAATACCTTTACGGATAATACCGATGATTTTTACAACCGCTACCAGGTTGCCTTGTCTACCTCCAACATCGGTGAACCCGGAACCGTTAGCGGCGTCCGGGTGTTTGCCTATTCACTGGCCGTTTCCCTGGAGGGTACGGTAAGCACCGGGGTGGATTGGAACCTGTACCCTTTTGTTCCCTCCGAGGCTCTTACCACCGATTATATACGCCCCCATAGCTTCGACGCAGATTACCGGAATCAGGCTAATGCAACGCCCTCGGGGTTCCTCTGGACCCTGAGACGATGGGACGGCGGTACCTATACCGATGCAGGCTACATAAATATAAGCGGAGACGGGGTGAATACCCCGGGGGCCGGGTCGGCCGGGGGCGGTCAGGTAGCAGGGGCTTCCAACGGGTACGATGTGAACGCCATCGGGTATACCGGGCGAACCTGGCAGTGGGAGCTTCTCGGGGGAGGTGAGTCCGGTGCCACCGAGCCCAACGGCACAGATGTTTGGGCCGCCATCGATACCGGCATAGCCGATCTTGCCACGGTTGATACCATCAATGTCGGCGGCGGTCAGGCCTTGCGGATCTACGCCTCGGCGTATGAGGCCCCGGCTGCCGATCATGCGGAAGTTTTCCCCGCCTCAGACTCTGTCCTCACCGGGGGAACCCTCAATCTCTCCCTTCAGATCCTTGATGCCCTGGGGAATGCCGTGCCCGAGGTGCAGAATATTCGGGTGGTTGCCTCGGGCGGAACAGCACCGCTCATTAACGGGTCTAGTGCTGACGAGGTAGTTATTACCTCCTCGGATGGAATAGGGAATTTTACCCTGACGGATAGCGCTGCCGGATCCGTTACCCTGACGGTGTACACCGACGGGTCCGGAGGTTCGAATGATTTCGGCAGCGGTGCAGATATCGGCGGAACCTATACCTTTGATAGTAATCCGCCGCCAACCCTGAGCAGCTTCGGGAATGTTACCGCCCCTGCCGGGAGCACCGCTGCGCTGCCGACTATAACGGTGAGGGCCAACGGCGGAACCAATATAACCCAGGGTAATGATATAAGAATCCACATTCCGGCCGGTTTGACCGCCGATTTTGACACATCTATTACGACACCCACCCTGAATGTGACGGGAACAGCCGGGGACGTAGATACCCTGGTGTCCTATCCCGACGCGGATACCCTGCGTATCGATGTAATTACTGCCGATTTCTCCGGAGATGCTGAACTCACTATTTCCGGGCTAGAGCTGATAAATACTGCCATCTCCAGCGGAAGTTTGGAGCTCGCCTACGACGGAGCCAGCCCCACCTATAACGTCTTTGATGATAAGCTCATCACCATTGAGCCCGCGGTCTACGTCTGGGACGGATCAACCGATACGGTATGGACTGAAGATACCAACTGGCAGGGTGGTACCGCCCCGGCCCTGGGCGCGGGGGCTAATATACGAATACCCGGGGGCTTAGGGAATTACCCCGTTGTCACTGCAGGCTCGCTTGTGGTGGGCGATCTTGATATTCAAAACGGTGCTTCGTTGCGGTTAAACGGAGCATCGGACCTAACGGTGGGCGGGACCTTTAGTAATTCCGGGACCCTGATTCTAGTTGGTAATGAAACCCTGAGTTTGACTCTCCCTCTGGGGAGCGGAACCGTCGAATTTTCCGGGGGTGTTGGTCCCTACAGCTCCTGGGCGGGATTAACCGAGTTTAATAACCTCAGGGTATCTGCAGGCACCTATCAGCCCGGGGATGACATTACCGTACATGGCAGTGTGACCCTGGCTGGTGGTACGGTTGAAGCCGGAACAACCACCTGGGATGTAAAACGCAATTGGAATCGGACCGGAGGAACCTTTACCGCCGGCACCTCCACCATCAATTTTTCCGGCACTCCCGCCACCACCATTTCCGGGTCCACCACCTTCGGGACATTCTCCTCAACAACCCCGGGTAAGCTCCTCACTATTACCGGGGGCACCACCCAAACCATGGCGAATCTGGTCATTACCGGGGCCGCCGGTTCCTTGATCCGTCTTAGAAGTACCGACGGAACCGCCTACACCCTGACACCCACCGCCCATACTGTGGAGTATGCCGATATCGCCTGGTCCACCGTAACCGGCGGGGCTACAGCAAATTACTCCACGGATAGCCTGAACAACACCAATTGGACCTTCGCCAATACGGTGTTCCTCTGGACCGGGGGAAGCTCAACAGCCTGGGGCGACCCATTGAATTGGGATATCGGTGACGGCACGCCCGGGGACGATGGAACCCCCGGGATCGGGGACGCCGTGGTTATACGAAACAGGGCGAACGATCCGGTATTAGCCGCAGATACGGCAAACCTTGCTGATGTCACTATAGAAACTGGTGCTGTGCTGAACCTATCCGGGTTTAATATAGTTTTTAGCGGTGATTTGATTAACTCCGGCTCCATTATTGGTGCGGATAGCTGGACCAGCCCTTCTATCGGGGGCAGTGTGGATACCGGAGGAGCCACCATAACCTTTTCCTCCGCCTTAACCCTATCCGCCGACACGGTAATTAATTCCGGTGCGGGTAATGTGGTTTTTAACGCGGCAGCCACCGTTGACGGTTCCTACGGATTGACGGTTACATCAACGGGGACGAAAACCTTCGGCTCAGTAATCGGCGGGGGCGTGGATAAACCTACTTCCTTTACGGTTTCCGGGGCGGGCACGGCGACCTTTAGCGCCGCCTCCTACAGCTTCTCCGGTAATACCACCGTCATCTCAAGTCCTGCGGTCTACACGGCTGACACGGTCATTTCGGACCCCGATTCGATAACCTTCCAATCTACGGTCTCCATTGACACCGGGGTTACCCTGACATTGGAATCACCCCAAGAAGAATTTCAAAACGCTGTTTCGGGATTGGGCAGTCTGGAACTAAAACCCTATACAGCGGGATCCTCGGTTACCGTAATCGGCTCCAGCAATTTCGGGCAGACCGGTGGCTTGATTCTCGGGGGTGATTCGACTGATACGGTGGCCCTAACCGGCGGGATCAACTACACGGCCGCGGCTACTACCCTCCTTGGCACGATTACCAGCGGCACATCGGCAATTACTTTGGGTGATGTGACCCTCGGTTCGGCTGCTACCCTGGATACCCAGGCGACGGACGGCACCGGTGATTTGTCGGTAGGTGCGGTGACCGGGGCGACCTTTGACCTGACCTTGGATACCGGCCACTTCGCCGGAGCGGATATTTCAGGAACCAGTGTTGCCGGGGTTGGCACGCTTACGTTACGAGATGCAGGCACCGTAACCTTCACCGGCACGGTGGGCGCCGGAACGGTGGCAGTCACCGACGCGGTGACCCTCGTAGACTTCCAGGATGCGGTAACCGCCACGACCTTGACGGTTCCGGGCACTGCGACGGCCTACGATGTTCAGATGACCGGAGCGAGCGGAACGATTACCGACCCGGTGACCTTTGCGAATACCGGAGACCTGACCCTGGGACAAGCCGGGGGAACATTGAGCTTTACCGGGGGGCTGACGGCAACTGCCAATGCTACCCGAACCCTGAATGGAAGTATTGTAAGCAGTAACGGGCCGATGAGTTTCGGTGATGTGACTCTCGGTTCTGCTGTAACCCTGGATACCCAGGCGACGGACGGCACCGGGGATCTATCGGTGGGCGCGGTGACCGGGGCGACCT
- a CDS encoding bacteriohemerythrin — translation MGITHKASMGCIGRNPRGLQKTCRSFSGIRIKKEDQMAFVDWEESFSGGNGAIDTQHRRLIDLLNNLYETAAAGKDHAAQLDALQELVDYLEIHLRFESSILDVDSSIVDMGKDVLADFAAGTGILSTEEVDGLKDWVVGHIQDVAR, via the coding sequence ATGGGTATAACACATAAAGCCTCCATGGGATGTATCGGCAGGAACCCTCGGGGCTTGCAGAAAACCTGCCGCAGTTTTTCCGGCATCAGAATTAAGAAGGAGGACCAGATGGCCTTTGTAGATTGGGAAGAATCCTTTTCCGGGGGAAACGGGGCGATTGACACCCAACACCGCCGCCTGATTGACCTGTTAAATAATTTATACGAAACCGCTGCTGCGGGTAAGGATCATGCCGCCCAGCTGGATGCCCTCCAGGAGCTGGTAGACTACCTGGAGATTCATCTTCGTTTTGAAAGTTCAATTCTGGATGTTGATTCAAGCATTGTCGACATGGGTAAGGATGTCCTGGCGGATTTTGCCGCCGGAACCGGAATTCTCTCGACCGAAGAGGTGGACGGCTTGAAGGATTGGGTTGTCGGCCATATCCAGGATGTCGCGCGATGA